The following proteins are co-located in the Lagenorhynchus albirostris chromosome 2, mLagAlb1.1, whole genome shotgun sequence genome:
- the UBAP2L gene encoding ubiquitin-associated protein 2-like isoform X8, whose translation MMTSVGTNRARGNWEPPQNQNQTQHKQRPQATAEQIRLAQMISDHNDADFEEKVKQLIDITGKNQDECVIALHDCNGDVNRAINVLLEGNPDTHSWEMVGKKKGVSGQKDGGQTESNEEGKENRDRDRDYSRRRGGPPRRGRGASRGREFRGQENGLDGTKSGGPSGRGTERGRRGRGRGRGGSGRRGGRFSAQGMGTFNPADYAEPANTDDNYGNNSGNTWNNTGHFEPDDGTRLDFIGVEGSNYPRKFETAPGAWRTATEEWGTEDWNEDLSETKIFTASNVSSVPLPAENVTITAGQRIDLAVLLGKTPSSMENDSSNLDPSQAPSLAQPLVFSNSKQSAISQPASGNTFSHHSMVSMLGKGFGDVGEAKGSSTTGSQFLEQFKTAQALAQLAAQHSQSGTTTTSSWDMGSTTQSPSLVQYDLKNPNDSTVHSPFTKRQAFTPSSTMMEVFLQEKPPAVATSTAAPPPPSSPLPSKSTSAPQMSPGSSDNQSSSPQPAQQKLKQQKKKASLTSKIPALAVEMPGSADISGLNLQFGALQFGSEPVLSDYESTPTTSASSSQAPSSLYTSTASESSSTISSNQSQESGYQSGPIQSTTYTSQNNAQGPLYEQRSTQTRRYPSSISSSPQKDLTQAKNGFSSVQATQLQTTQSVEGATGSAVKSDSPSTSSIPPLSETVSAASLLTTTNQHSSSLGGLSHNEEIPNSTTTQHSSTLSTQQNTLSSSTSSGRTSTSTLLHTSVESEANLHSSSSTFSTTSSTVSAPPPVVSVSSSLNSGSSLGLSLGSNSTVTASTRSSVATTSGKAPPNLPPGVPPLLPNPYIMAPGLLHAYPPQVYGYDDLQMLQTRFPLDYYSIPFPTPTTPLTGRDGSLASNPYSGDLTKFGRGDASSPAPATTLAQPQQNQTQTHHTTQQTFLNPALPPGYSYTSLPYYTGVPGLPSTFQYGPAVFPVAPTSSKQHGVNVSVNASATPFQQPSGYGSHGYNTGVSVTSSNTGVPDISGSVYSKTQQSFEKQGFHSGTPAASFNLPSALGSGGPINPATAAAYPPAPFMHILTPHQQPHSQILHHHLQQDGQLPYLQMILCCQRQQEEQDILSLVDDQLDE comes from the exons ATGATGACGTCGGTGGGCACTAACCGAGCCCGGGGAAACTGGGAACCACCTCAAAACCAAAATCAGACACAGCACAAGCAGCGGCCCCAG GCCACTGCGGAACAAATTCGACTTGCACAGATGATTTCGGACCATAATGATGCTGACTTTGAGGAAAAGGTGAAACAA TTGATTGATATCACAGGCAAGAACCAGGATGAATGTGTCATTGCTTTGCATGACTGCAACGGAGATGTCAACAGAGCCATCAATGTACTGCTGGAAGGAAACCCAGATACG CATTCCTGGGAGATGgttgggaagaagaaaggagtcTCAGGACAGAAGGACGGCGGCCAAACGGAATCCAACGAGGAAGGCAAAGAAAATCGAGACCGGGACAGAGACTATAGTCGGCGACGTGGTGGGCCACCAAGACGGGGGAGAGGTGCCAGCCGCGGACGAGAGT ttcgAGGTCAGGAAAATGGATTAGATGGCACCAAGAGTGGAGGGCCTTCTGGAAGAGGCacagaaagaggcagaagaggtCGTGGCCGAGGCAGAG gTGGCTCTGGTAGGCGGGGAGGAAGGTTTTCTGCTCAAGGAATGGG aaccTTTAACCCAGCTGATTATGCAGAGCCGGCCAATACTGATGATAACTATGGCAATAATAGCGGCAATACATGGAACAACACTGGCCACTTTGAACCAGATGATGGGACGA gaCTTGATTTCATTGGGGTTGAGGGGTCAAATTATCCCCGAAAATTTGAGACTGCTCCTG GTGCATGGAGGACTGCAACAGAGGAGTGGGGAACTGAAGATTGGAATGAAGAT CTTTCTGAGACCAAGATCTTCACTGCCTCTAATGTGTCATCAGTGCCTCTGCCTGCGGAGAATGTGACAATCACTGCTGGTCAGAG AATTGACCTTGCTGTTCTGTTGGGGAAGACACCATCTTCAATGGAGAATGATTCATCTAATCTGGATCCATCTCAGGCTCCTTCTCTTGCCCAGCCTCTGGTGTTCAGTAACTCGAAGCAGAGTGCCATATCACAGCCTGCTTCAGGGAACACGTTTTCTCATCACAGTATG GTGAGCATGTTAGGGAAAGGATTTGGTGATGTCGGTGAAGCTAAAGGCAGCAGCAccacaggctcccagttcttggAGCAATTCAAGACTGCTCAGGCCCTGGCTCAGTTGGCAGCTCAGCATTCTCAATCTGgaaccaccaccacctcctcttgGGACATGGGCTCCACCACACAATCCCCATCGCTGGTGCAGTATG ATTTGAAGAACCCAAATGATTCAACAGTGCACAGCCCCTTTACAAAGCGCCAGGCTTTCACCCCATCTTCAACCATGATGGAGGTGTTCCTTCAGGAGAAGCCACCTGCAGTGGCTACCTCCACTGCTGCACCTCCACCCCCGTCTTCTCCTCTGCCAAGCAAATCCACCTCGGCTCCACAAATGTCTCCTGGGTCTTCAGACAACCAATCGTCCAGCCCTCAGCCGGCTCAGCAAAAACTgaaacagcagaagaaaaaagcCTCCTTGACTTCTAAG ATTCCTGCTCTGGCTGTGGAGATGCCTGGCTCGGCAGATATCTCAGGGCTAAATCTGCAGTTTGGGGCGTTGCAGTTTGGGTCAGAGCCTGTCCTTTCTGATTATGAGTCCACCCCCACCACGAGCGCCTCTTCAAGCCAGGCTCCAAGTAGCCTCTATACCAGCACGGCCAG TGAATCTTCATCCACAATTTCATCTAACCAGAGTCAGGAGTCCGGTTATCAGAGTGGCCCAATTCAGTCGACAACCTATACCTCCCAAAATAATGCTCAGGGCCCTCTATATGAACAGAGATCCACACAGACTCGGCGGTACCCCAGCTCCATctcttcatcaccccaaaaggactTGACTCAGGCAAAG aatgGCTTCAGTTCTGTGCAGGCCACGCAGTTACAGACCACGCAATCTGTTGAAG GTGCTACAGGCTCTGCAGTGAAATCTGACTCACCTTCCACTTCTAGCATCCCCCCTCTCAGTGAAACGGTATCTGCAGCTTCCTTACTGACGACAACCAATCAGCACTCATCTTCCTTGGGTGGCTTGAGCCACAATGAGGAGATTCCAAATAGTACCACCACACAACACAGCAG CACGTTATCTACTCAGCAGAATACCCTTTCGTCATCAACATCTTCTGGGCGCACTTCGACATCCACTCTTTTG CACACAAGCGTGGAGAGTGAGGCGAATCTTCATTCTTCCTCCAGCACTTTCTCCACCACATCCAGCACAGTCTCTGCACCTCCCCCAGTGGTCAGTGTCTCTTCCAGTCTCAATAGTGGCAGTAGCTTGGGCCTCAGCCTAGGCAGCAACTCTACCGTCACAGCCTCCACTCGAAGCTCAGTTGCTACAACTTCAG gaaaagctcctcccaacctccctcctGGGGTCCCGCCGTTGTTGCCTAATCCATATATTATGGCTCCAGGGCTGTTACATGCCTACCCG CCACAAGTATATGGTTATGATGACTTGCAGATGCTTCAGACAAGATTTCCATTG gaTTACTACAGCATCCCATTTCCCACACCCACCACTCCGCTGACTGGGAGGGATGGTAGCCTGGCCAGCAACCCTTATTCTG GTGACCTCACAAAGTTCGGCCGTGGGGATGCCTCCTCCCCGGCCCCGGCCACAACCTTGGCCCAGCCCCAGCAGAACCAGACACAGACTCACCATACCACGCAGCAGACATTCCTGAACCCGGCGCTGCCTCCTGGCTACAGTTACACCAGCCTGCCATACTACACAGGGGTTCCGGGCCTCCCCAGCACCTTCCAGTATGGGCCTGCTGTGTTCCCT GTGGCTCCTACCTCTTCCAAGCAGCATGGTGTGAATGTCAGTGTGAATGCATCAGCCACCCCTTTCCAACAGCCAAGTGGATATGGGTCTCATGGATACAACACTG gtgTATCAGTCACCTCCAGTAACACAGGCGTGCCAGATATCTCGGGTTCTGTGTACTCCAAAACCCAG CAGTCCTTTGAGAAACAAGGTTTTCATTCCGGTACTCCTGCTGCCTCCTTCAACTTGCCTTCAGCCCTAGGAAGTGGGGGGCCCATCAATCCGGCCACAGCTGCTGCCTACCCACCTGCCCCCTTTATGCACATTCTGACCCCCCATCAGCAACCGCACTCCCAGATCCTTCACCATCACCTGCAGCAGGATGGCCAG cTACCATATTTGCAGATGATTCTCTGTTGCCAGCGCCAGCAGGAGGAGCAG GATATCCTCAGTCTCGTCGATGACCAGCTTGATGAATAA
- the UBAP2L gene encoding ubiquitin-associated protein 2-like isoform X15 codes for MMTSVGTNRARGNWEPPQNQNQTQHKQRPQATAEQIRLAQMISDHNDADFEEKVKQLIDITGKNQDECVIALHDCNGDVNRAINVLLEGNPDTHSWEMVGKKKGVSGQKDGGQTESNEEGKENRDRDRDYSRRRGGPPRRGRGASRGREFRGQENGLDGTKSGGPSGRGTERGRRGRGRGRGGSGRRGGRFSAQGMGTFNPADYAEPANTDDNYGNNSGNTWNNTGHFEPDDGTSAWRTATEEWGTEDWNEDLSETKIFTASNVSSVPLPAENVTITAGQRIDLAVLLGKTPSSMENDSSNLDPSQAPSLAQPLVFSNSKQSAISQPASGNTFSHHSMVSMLGKGFGDVGEAKGSSTTGSQFLEQFKTAQALAQLAAQHSQSGTTTTSSWDMGSTTQSPSLVQYDLKNPNDSTVHSPFTKRQAFTPSSTMMEVFLQEKPPAVATSTAAPPPPSSPLPSKSTSAPQMSPGSSDNQSSSPQPAQQKLKQQKKKASLTSKIPALAVEMPGSADISGLNLQFGALQFGSEPVLSDYESTPTTSASSSQAPSSLYTSTASESSSTISSNQSQESGYQSGPIQSTTYTSQNNAQGPLYEQRSTQTRRYPSSISSSPQKDLTQAKNGFSSVQATQLQTTQSVEGATGSAVKSDSPSTSSIPPLSETVSAASLLTTTNQHSSSLGGLSHNEEIPNSTTTQHSSTLSTQQNTLSSSTSSGRTSTSTLLHTSVESEANLHSSSSTFSTTSSTVSAPPPVVSVSSSLNSGSSLGLSLGSNSTVTASTRSSVATTSGKAPPNLPPGVPPLLPNPYIMAPGLLHAYPPQVYGYDDLQMLQTRFPLDYYSIPFPTPTTPLTGRDGSLASNPYSGDLTKFGRGDASSPAPATTLAQPQQNQTQTHHTTQQTFLNPALPPGYSYTSLPYYTGVPGLPSTFQYGPAVFPVAPTSSKQHGVNVSVNASATPFQQPSGYGSHGYNTGVSVTSSNTGVPDISGSVYSKTQQSFEKQGFHSGTPAASFNLPSALGSGGPINPATAAAYPPAPFMHILTPHQQPHSQILHHHLQQDGQLPYLQMILCCQRQQEEQDILSLVDDQLDE; via the exons ATGATGACGTCGGTGGGCACTAACCGAGCCCGGGGAAACTGGGAACCACCTCAAAACCAAAATCAGACACAGCACAAGCAGCGGCCCCAG GCCACTGCGGAACAAATTCGACTTGCACAGATGATTTCGGACCATAATGATGCTGACTTTGAGGAAAAGGTGAAACAA TTGATTGATATCACAGGCAAGAACCAGGATGAATGTGTCATTGCTTTGCATGACTGCAACGGAGATGTCAACAGAGCCATCAATGTACTGCTGGAAGGAAACCCAGATACG CATTCCTGGGAGATGgttgggaagaagaaaggagtcTCAGGACAGAAGGACGGCGGCCAAACGGAATCCAACGAGGAAGGCAAAGAAAATCGAGACCGGGACAGAGACTATAGTCGGCGACGTGGTGGGCCACCAAGACGGGGGAGAGGTGCCAGCCGCGGACGAGAGT ttcgAGGTCAGGAAAATGGATTAGATGGCACCAAGAGTGGAGGGCCTTCTGGAAGAGGCacagaaagaggcagaagaggtCGTGGCCGAGGCAGAG gTGGCTCTGGTAGGCGGGGAGGAAGGTTTTCTGCTCAAGGAATGGG aaccTTTAACCCAGCTGATTATGCAGAGCCGGCCAATACTGATGATAACTATGGCAATAATAGCGGCAATACATGGAACAACACTGGCCACTTTGAACCAGATGATGGGACGA GTGCATGGAGGACTGCAACAGAGGAGTGGGGAACTGAAGATTGGAATGAAGAT CTTTCTGAGACCAAGATCTTCACTGCCTCTAATGTGTCATCAGTGCCTCTGCCTGCGGAGAATGTGACAATCACTGCTGGTCAGAG AATTGACCTTGCTGTTCTGTTGGGGAAGACACCATCTTCAATGGAGAATGATTCATCTAATCTGGATCCATCTCAGGCTCCTTCTCTTGCCCAGCCTCTGGTGTTCAGTAACTCGAAGCAGAGTGCCATATCACAGCCTGCTTCAGGGAACACGTTTTCTCATCACAGTATG GTGAGCATGTTAGGGAAAGGATTTGGTGATGTCGGTGAAGCTAAAGGCAGCAGCAccacaggctcccagttcttggAGCAATTCAAGACTGCTCAGGCCCTGGCTCAGTTGGCAGCTCAGCATTCTCAATCTGgaaccaccaccacctcctcttgGGACATGGGCTCCACCACACAATCCCCATCGCTGGTGCAGTATG ATTTGAAGAACCCAAATGATTCAACAGTGCACAGCCCCTTTACAAAGCGCCAGGCTTTCACCCCATCTTCAACCATGATGGAGGTGTTCCTTCAGGAGAAGCCACCTGCAGTGGCTACCTCCACTGCTGCACCTCCACCCCCGTCTTCTCCTCTGCCAAGCAAATCCACCTCGGCTCCACAAATGTCTCCTGGGTCTTCAGACAACCAATCGTCCAGCCCTCAGCCGGCTCAGCAAAAACTgaaacagcagaagaaaaaagcCTCCTTGACTTCTAAG ATTCCTGCTCTGGCTGTGGAGATGCCTGGCTCGGCAGATATCTCAGGGCTAAATCTGCAGTTTGGGGCGTTGCAGTTTGGGTCAGAGCCTGTCCTTTCTGATTATGAGTCCACCCCCACCACGAGCGCCTCTTCAAGCCAGGCTCCAAGTAGCCTCTATACCAGCACGGCCAG TGAATCTTCATCCACAATTTCATCTAACCAGAGTCAGGAGTCCGGTTATCAGAGTGGCCCAATTCAGTCGACAACCTATACCTCCCAAAATAATGCTCAGGGCCCTCTATATGAACAGAGATCCACACAGACTCGGCGGTACCCCAGCTCCATctcttcatcaccccaaaaggactTGACTCAGGCAAAG aatgGCTTCAGTTCTGTGCAGGCCACGCAGTTACAGACCACGCAATCTGTTGAAG GTGCTACAGGCTCTGCAGTGAAATCTGACTCACCTTCCACTTCTAGCATCCCCCCTCTCAGTGAAACGGTATCTGCAGCTTCCTTACTGACGACAACCAATCAGCACTCATCTTCCTTGGGTGGCTTGAGCCACAATGAGGAGATTCCAAATAGTACCACCACACAACACAGCAG CACGTTATCTACTCAGCAGAATACCCTTTCGTCATCAACATCTTCTGGGCGCACTTCGACATCCACTCTTTTG CACACAAGCGTGGAGAGTGAGGCGAATCTTCATTCTTCCTCCAGCACTTTCTCCACCACATCCAGCACAGTCTCTGCACCTCCCCCAGTGGTCAGTGTCTCTTCCAGTCTCAATAGTGGCAGTAGCTTGGGCCTCAGCCTAGGCAGCAACTCTACCGTCACAGCCTCCACTCGAAGCTCAGTTGCTACAACTTCAG gaaaagctcctcccaacctccctcctGGGGTCCCGCCGTTGTTGCCTAATCCATATATTATGGCTCCAGGGCTGTTACATGCCTACCCG CCACAAGTATATGGTTATGATGACTTGCAGATGCTTCAGACAAGATTTCCATTG gaTTACTACAGCATCCCATTTCCCACACCCACCACTCCGCTGACTGGGAGGGATGGTAGCCTGGCCAGCAACCCTTATTCTG GTGACCTCACAAAGTTCGGCCGTGGGGATGCCTCCTCCCCGGCCCCGGCCACAACCTTGGCCCAGCCCCAGCAGAACCAGACACAGACTCACCATACCACGCAGCAGACATTCCTGAACCCGGCGCTGCCTCCTGGCTACAGTTACACCAGCCTGCCATACTACACAGGGGTTCCGGGCCTCCCCAGCACCTTCCAGTATGGGCCTGCTGTGTTCCCT GTGGCTCCTACCTCTTCCAAGCAGCATGGTGTGAATGTCAGTGTGAATGCATCAGCCACCCCTTTCCAACAGCCAAGTGGATATGGGTCTCATGGATACAACACTG gtgTATCAGTCACCTCCAGTAACACAGGCGTGCCAGATATCTCGGGTTCTGTGTACTCCAAAACCCAG CAGTCCTTTGAGAAACAAGGTTTTCATTCCGGTACTCCTGCTGCCTCCTTCAACTTGCCTTCAGCCCTAGGAAGTGGGGGGCCCATCAATCCGGCCACAGCTGCTGCCTACCCACCTGCCCCCTTTATGCACATTCTGACCCCCCATCAGCAACCGCACTCCCAGATCCTTCACCATCACCTGCAGCAGGATGGCCAG cTACCATATTTGCAGATGATTCTCTGTTGCCAGCGCCAGCAGGAGGAGCAG GATATCCTCAGTCTCGTCGATGACCAGCTTGATGAATAA
- the UBAP2L gene encoding ubiquitin-associated protein 2-like isoform X17, producing MMTSVGTNRARGNWEPPQNQNQTQHKQRPQATAEQIRLAQMISDHNDADFEEKVKQLIDITGKNQDECVIALHDCNGDVNRAINVLLEGNPDTHSWEMVGKKKGVSGQKDGGQTESNEEGKENRDRDRDYSRRRGGPPRRGRGASRGRECMHGALTKPVVVRGQENGLDGTKSGGPSGRGTERGRRGRGRGRGGSGRRGGRFSAQGMGTFNPADYAEPANTDDNYGNNSGNTWNNTGHFEPDDGTSAWRTATEEWGTEDWNEDLSETKIFTASNVSSVPLPAENVTITAGQRIDLAVLLGKTPSSMENDSSNLDPSQAPSLAQPLVFSNSKQSAISQPASGNTFSHHSMVSMLGKGFGDVGEAKGSSTTGSQFLEQFKTAQALAQLAAQHSQSGTTTTSSWDMGSTTQSPSLVQYDLKNPNDSTVHSPFTKRQAFTPSSTMMEVFLQEKPPAVATSTAAPPPPSSPLPSKSTSAPQMSPGSSDNQSSSPQPAQQKLKQQKKKASLTSKIPALAVEMPGSADISGLNLQFGALQFGSEPVLSDYESTPTTSASSSQAPSSLYTSTASESSSTISSNQSQESGYQSGPIQSTTYTSQNNAQGPLYEQRSTQTRRYPSSISSSPQKDLTQAKNGFSSVQATQLQTTQSVEGATGSAVKSDSPSTSSIPPLSETVSAASLLTTTNQHSSSLGGLSHNEEIPNSTTTQHSSTLSTQQNTLSSSTSSGRTSTSTLLHTSVESEANLHSSSSTFSTTSSTVSAPPPVVSVSSSLNSGSSLGLSLGSNSTVTASTRSSVATTSGKAPPNLPPGVPPLLPNPYIMAPGLLHAYPPQVYGYDDLQMLQTRFPLDYYSIPFPTPTTPLTGRDGSLASNPYSGDLTKFGRGDASSPAPATTLAQPQQNQTQTHHTTQQTFLNPALPPGYSYTSLPYYTGVPGLPSTFQYGPAVFPVAPTSSKQHGVNVSVNASATPFQQPSGYGSHGYNTGVSVTSSNTGVPDISGSVYSKTQQSFEKQGFHSGTPAASFNLPSALGSGGPINPATAAAYPPAPFMHILTPHQQPHSQILHHHLQQDGQDILSLVDDQLDE from the exons ATGATGACGTCGGTGGGCACTAACCGAGCCCGGGGAAACTGGGAACCACCTCAAAACCAAAATCAGACACAGCACAAGCAGCGGCCCCAG GCCACTGCGGAACAAATTCGACTTGCACAGATGATTTCGGACCATAATGATGCTGACTTTGAGGAAAAGGTGAAACAA TTGATTGATATCACAGGCAAGAACCAGGATGAATGTGTCATTGCTTTGCATGACTGCAACGGAGATGTCAACAGAGCCATCAATGTACTGCTGGAAGGAAACCCAGATACG CATTCCTGGGAGATGgttgggaagaagaaaggagtcTCAGGACAGAAGGACGGCGGCCAAACGGAATCCAACGAGGAAGGCAAAGAAAATCGAGACCGGGACAGAGACTATAGTCGGCGACGTGGTGGGCCACCAAGACGGGGGAGAGGTGCCAGCCGCGGACGAGAGTGTATGCATGGGGCTTTAACAAAACCAGTTGTGG ttcgAGGTCAGGAAAATGGATTAGATGGCACCAAGAGTGGAGGGCCTTCTGGAAGAGGCacagaaagaggcagaagaggtCGTGGCCGAGGCAGAG gTGGCTCTGGTAGGCGGGGAGGAAGGTTTTCTGCTCAAGGAATGGG aaccTTTAACCCAGCTGATTATGCAGAGCCGGCCAATACTGATGATAACTATGGCAATAATAGCGGCAATACATGGAACAACACTGGCCACTTTGAACCAGATGATGGGACGA GTGCATGGAGGACTGCAACAGAGGAGTGGGGAACTGAAGATTGGAATGAAGAT CTTTCTGAGACCAAGATCTTCACTGCCTCTAATGTGTCATCAGTGCCTCTGCCTGCGGAGAATGTGACAATCACTGCTGGTCAGAG AATTGACCTTGCTGTTCTGTTGGGGAAGACACCATCTTCAATGGAGAATGATTCATCTAATCTGGATCCATCTCAGGCTCCTTCTCTTGCCCAGCCTCTGGTGTTCAGTAACTCGAAGCAGAGTGCCATATCACAGCCTGCTTCAGGGAACACGTTTTCTCATCACAGTATG GTGAGCATGTTAGGGAAAGGATTTGGTGATGTCGGTGAAGCTAAAGGCAGCAGCAccacaggctcccagttcttggAGCAATTCAAGACTGCTCAGGCCCTGGCTCAGTTGGCAGCTCAGCATTCTCAATCTGgaaccaccaccacctcctcttgGGACATGGGCTCCACCACACAATCCCCATCGCTGGTGCAGTATG ATTTGAAGAACCCAAATGATTCAACAGTGCACAGCCCCTTTACAAAGCGCCAGGCTTTCACCCCATCTTCAACCATGATGGAGGTGTTCCTTCAGGAGAAGCCACCTGCAGTGGCTACCTCCACTGCTGCACCTCCACCCCCGTCTTCTCCTCTGCCAAGCAAATCCACCTCGGCTCCACAAATGTCTCCTGGGTCTTCAGACAACCAATCGTCCAGCCCTCAGCCGGCTCAGCAAAAACTgaaacagcagaagaaaaaagcCTCCTTGACTTCTAAG ATTCCTGCTCTGGCTGTGGAGATGCCTGGCTCGGCAGATATCTCAGGGCTAAATCTGCAGTTTGGGGCGTTGCAGTTTGGGTCAGAGCCTGTCCTTTCTGATTATGAGTCCACCCCCACCACGAGCGCCTCTTCAAGCCAGGCTCCAAGTAGCCTCTATACCAGCACGGCCAG TGAATCTTCATCCACAATTTCATCTAACCAGAGTCAGGAGTCCGGTTATCAGAGTGGCCCAATTCAGTCGACAACCTATACCTCCCAAAATAATGCTCAGGGCCCTCTATATGAACAGAGATCCACACAGACTCGGCGGTACCCCAGCTCCATctcttcatcaccccaaaaggactTGACTCAGGCAAAG aatgGCTTCAGTTCTGTGCAGGCCACGCAGTTACAGACCACGCAATCTGTTGAAG GTGCTACAGGCTCTGCAGTGAAATCTGACTCACCTTCCACTTCTAGCATCCCCCCTCTCAGTGAAACGGTATCTGCAGCTTCCTTACTGACGACAACCAATCAGCACTCATCTTCCTTGGGTGGCTTGAGCCACAATGAGGAGATTCCAAATAGTACCACCACACAACACAGCAG CACGTTATCTACTCAGCAGAATACCCTTTCGTCATCAACATCTTCTGGGCGCACTTCGACATCCACTCTTTTG CACACAAGCGTGGAGAGTGAGGCGAATCTTCATTCTTCCTCCAGCACTTTCTCCACCACATCCAGCACAGTCTCTGCACCTCCCCCAGTGGTCAGTGTCTCTTCCAGTCTCAATAGTGGCAGTAGCTTGGGCCTCAGCCTAGGCAGCAACTCTACCGTCACAGCCTCCACTCGAAGCTCAGTTGCTACAACTTCAG gaaaagctcctcccaacctccctcctGGGGTCCCGCCGTTGTTGCCTAATCCATATATTATGGCTCCAGGGCTGTTACATGCCTACCCG CCACAAGTATATGGTTATGATGACTTGCAGATGCTTCAGACAAGATTTCCATTG gaTTACTACAGCATCCCATTTCCCACACCCACCACTCCGCTGACTGGGAGGGATGGTAGCCTGGCCAGCAACCCTTATTCTG GTGACCTCACAAAGTTCGGCCGTGGGGATGCCTCCTCCCCGGCCCCGGCCACAACCTTGGCCCAGCCCCAGCAGAACCAGACACAGACTCACCATACCACGCAGCAGACATTCCTGAACCCGGCGCTGCCTCCTGGCTACAGTTACACCAGCCTGCCATACTACACAGGGGTTCCGGGCCTCCCCAGCACCTTCCAGTATGGGCCTGCTGTGTTCCCT GTGGCTCCTACCTCTTCCAAGCAGCATGGTGTGAATGTCAGTGTGAATGCATCAGCCACCCCTTTCCAACAGCCAAGTGGATATGGGTCTCATGGATACAACACTG gtgTATCAGTCACCTCCAGTAACACAGGCGTGCCAGATATCTCGGGTTCTGTGTACTCCAAAACCCAG CAGTCCTTTGAGAAACAAGGTTTTCATTCCGGTACTCCTGCTGCCTCCTTCAACTTGCCTTCAGCCCTAGGAAGTGGGGGGCCCATCAATCCGGCCACAGCTGCTGCCTACCCACCTGCCCCCTTTATGCACATTCTGACCCCCCATCAGCAACCGCACTCCCAGATCCTTCACCATCACCTGCAGCAGGATGGCCAG GATATCCTCAGTCTCGTCGATGACCAGCTTGATGAATAA